A portion of the Limosilactobacillus reuteri genome contains these proteins:
- the ribF gene encoding riboflavin biosynthesis protein RibF: MQVIKIHHPLEKRLIPAGPIVLAMGFFDGVHRGHQAVIKRAREIAREKGLPLVVLTYDHAPGIVYRQYKGGFKYLSTVDRKLELLNDLDVDRVYLISFTSSFSSLSPQQFVDEYLVGFHAQTVVAGFDHTYGKEDIASMKLLPKYAAGRFEVVTVPKFTEDGSQEKVGSREIRKLIDAGNVEAANQALGYPYQTTGLVVHGLARGRTLGFPTINVEHPEEERIPGIGVYAVKVKLGKKWYDGMASVGHNITFGDANQLTVEINLFDFQQMVYGEEVVVRWYQYLRGEEKFTGADALVAQMKQDEQNARCILEKYK; the protein is encoded by the coding sequence TTGCAAGTTATAAAAATTCACCATCCTTTGGAAAAAAGACTAATTCCTGCGGGACCAATTGTACTTGCAATGGGTTTCTTTGATGGTGTTCATCGGGGACATCAGGCAGTAATCAAACGTGCCCGTGAAATTGCCCGTGAAAAAGGATTGCCATTAGTAGTTTTGACGTATGATCATGCTCCAGGAATTGTTTATCGTCAATATAAGGGCGGCTTTAAATATCTATCAACGGTCGATAGGAAGCTTGAGTTATTAAATGACCTTGATGTCGATCGGGTTTATTTAATAAGCTTTACCTCGTCTTTTTCAAGTCTTTCTCCTCAGCAATTTGTTGATGAGTATTTGGTAGGTTTTCATGCTCAAACGGTCGTAGCAGGTTTTGATCATACTTATGGAAAAGAAGATATTGCATCAATGAAGTTGCTTCCTAAGTATGCAGCGGGACGGTTTGAAGTTGTAACTGTGCCCAAATTTACTGAGGATGGAAGTCAAGAAAAGGTCGGTTCGCGAGAAATTCGGAAATTAATTGATGCTGGTAATGTAGAAGCAGCCAACCAAGCACTAGGGTATCCTTATCAAACAACTGGCTTAGTAGTTCATGGCTTAGCTCGTGGACGAACACTTGGTTTTCCTACAATCAATGTTGAGCATCCAGAAGAGGAGCGAATTCCTGGGATTGGGGTCTATGCTGTCAAAGTTAAGCTCGGTAAGAAGTGGTATGACGGCATGGCAAGTGTTGGCCATAACATAACATTTGGCGATGCTAATCAATTAACGGTTGAGATTAATCTATTTGATTTTCAACAAATGGTGTATGGTGAAGAAGTAGTTGTGCGCTGGTATCAGTACCTTCGTGGCGAAGAAAAGTTCACGGGAGCGGATGCATTAGTAGCACAGATGAAGCAAGATGAACAAAACGCCCGTTGTATTTTAGAAAAATATAAATAA
- the hrcA gene encoding heat-inducible transcriptional repressor HrcA, whose translation MLTQRQKKILQAIVRQYTSTGQPVGSKHLVEKLPFKVSSATVRNEMAVLEDNDLILKEHSSSGRIPSKRGYRYYVDNLLDPQAVTDNDLVVIQNSLGTGFQKIDEIISHSADILSNLTSYTAFTLKPEQESVRLSGFRVVPLGNHKVIAILVTDSGEVENQSFTLPPDIDTDAMQAVIRMINDQLVGLPLSEVVKRLKDDIPLQILHYMHSPDGFLDIFDNVLSQAARERFFVGGRLNLLDFASTHDPHAIQSLYGLLDKNDNLSNILDSTLTSDNGVNVKIGQEISKNKLLDDYSLITASYNVEQYGRGIIAVFGPTRMPYSRTIGIVNAFRQELAKRLLDFYRHYYDS comes from the coding sequence ATGCTAACACAACGACAGAAAAAGATTCTGCAAGCGATTGTACGTCAATACACATCAACTGGTCAACCGGTTGGATCAAAACATTTAGTAGAAAAGTTGCCTTTTAAGGTCAGTTCAGCAACTGTCCGTAATGAGATGGCGGTTTTAGAGGACAATGATTTGATCTTAAAAGAGCACTCTTCATCAGGCCGGATTCCATCGAAACGAGGTTACCGTTATTATGTTGATAATTTGCTTGATCCACAAGCAGTTACTGATAATGACCTGGTAGTAATTCAAAACTCACTTGGAACCGGTTTTCAAAAGATTGACGAGATTATTTCACATTCAGCAGATATCTTATCAAACTTAACTTCATATACTGCTTTTACATTAAAGCCTGAGCAAGAAAGTGTTCGTTTGAGTGGCTTTCGCGTTGTACCACTGGGGAATCATAAGGTTATTGCGATCTTGGTTACCGATAGCGGTGAGGTTGAAAATCAGTCATTCACTTTGCCGCCGGACATTGACACAGATGCAATGCAGGCAGTAATTAGAATGATTAATGATCAATTAGTTGGTTTACCGCTATCAGAAGTGGTAAAACGACTAAAAGATGATATCCCACTCCAGATTCTGCATTATATGCATAGTCCCGATGGTTTCCTTGACATTTTTGATAATGTCTTATCTCAAGCAGCACGGGAGCGGTTTTTCGTTGGTGGTCGATTGAACTTACTGGATTTTGCAAGTACTCATGATCCTCACGCAATCCAATCACTGTATGGCTTGTTAGATAAGAACGACAACTTATCGAATATCTTGGATTCGACACTTACCTCAGATAATGGAGTTAATGTTAAAATCGGTCAAGAAATCTCTAAGAATAAGCTTCTTGATGACTATAGCTTGATTACTGCAAGTTATAATGTTGAACAATATGGACGAGGAATTATTGCAGTTTTTGGTCCAACAAGGATGCCTTATTCACGGACGATTGGAATTGTAAATGCCTTTCGCCAAGAATTAGCAAAACGGCTATTAGATTTCTACCGTCACTATTATGATTCATAG
- the grpE gene encoding nucleotide exchange factor GrpE, whose product MAKEKQEEQQKQTAPENEKAPKKDIKKEASDKKDDQTSKLKEEIADLKKQLADKDDKYLRAEAEIQNMTNRFNKERAQILKYDGQDLAKSILPVLDNLKRALAIEVVDDNGKQLKKGIQMVHDHLVKALNDHGITEIKSDGETFDPTLHQAVQTVPVEEGQKPETVVNVLQAGYQLKDRVLRPAMVVVAQ is encoded by the coding sequence TTGGCCAAGGAAAAACAAGAAGAACAACAAAAACAAACTGCGCCTGAAAATGAAAAGGCACCTAAAAAAGATATAAAAAAAGAGGCTTCAGATAAGAAAGATGATCAAACTTCTAAATTAAAAGAAGAGATCGCTGACTTAAAGAAGCAGCTCGCTGATAAAGATGACAAATATTTACGAGCAGAAGCAGAAATTCAAAATATGACTAATCGTTTTAATAAAGAACGGGCTCAAATCCTTAAATATGATGGTCAGGATTTAGCAAAGTCAATTTTACCAGTGCTTGATAACCTTAAACGGGCATTAGCAATTGAAGTTGTAGACGATAATGGCAAGCAACTTAAAAAGGGCATTCAAATGGTCCATGATCACCTTGTAAAGGCATTAAATGATCATGGCATCACTGAAATCAAATCTGATGGTGAAACATTTGATCCTACTCTTCACCAAGCAGTTCAAACTGTTCCGGTCGAAGAAGGTCAGAAGCCTGAAACTGTTGTTAATGTTCTTCAAGCAGGATATCAACTCAAAGACCGGGTATTACGCCCAGCAATGGTTGTTGTAGCTCAATAA
- the dnaK gene encoding molecular chaperone DnaK, with the protein MASNKIIGIDLGTTNSAVAVMEGNEPKIITNPEGSRTTPSVVSFKNGETQVGEVAKRQAITNPNTISSIKSHMGEAGYTVEVDGKKYTPQEISAMILQYLKKYAEDYIGDTVTQAVITVPAYFNDAQRQATKDAGKIAGLDVKRIINEPTASSLAYGLDKKDKDEKILVYDLGGGTFDVSILELGDGVFQVLSTNGDTHLGGDDFDQKIMDWLIDGFKEEHGVDLSQDKMALQRLKDAAEKAKKDLSGVQEAQISLPFISAGENGPLHLEKTLSRAQFNQLTNDLVERTKQPVLNALKDADLTFDDIDEVILNGGSTRIPAVQEMVKELTGKEPNHSINPDEAVALGAAIQGGVLTGDVKDVVLLDVTPLSLGIETMGGVFTKLIDRNTTIPTSKSQIFSTAADNQPAVDIHVLQGERPMAADNKTLGNFQLTDIPAAPRGVPQIKVTFDIDKNGIVNVSAEDQGTHKKQNITIKSNSGLSDEEIERMKKDAEEHAEADKKKKEEVDLKNEVDQELFQVDKTLKEVKGKVPEDDIKKAESARDELKKAKESGNLDEMKAKKDALNKVIQDLSVKLYQQAQGAQGGAANGQPGDNQQNGNDNGNDDNTVDGDFKDVTPDDKK; encoded by the coding sequence ATGGCAAGTAATAAGATTATTGGTATTGATTTAGGTACTACTAACTCTGCGGTTGCTGTTATGGAAGGTAATGAACCTAAGATTATCACCAACCCAGAAGGAAGTCGGACAACACCATCTGTTGTTTCATTTAAGAATGGTGAAACTCAAGTTGGAGAAGTAGCAAAGCGTCAGGCAATTACTAATCCTAACACTATTTCATCAATCAAGAGTCACATGGGTGAGGCAGGATACACTGTTGAAGTTGATGGTAAGAAATATACTCCACAAGAAATTTCAGCAATGATTTTGCAATACCTTAAGAAATATGCTGAAGATTACATTGGTGATACTGTTACTCAAGCAGTTATCACTGTTCCTGCATACTTCAACGATGCTCAACGTCAAGCTACTAAGGATGCCGGTAAAATTGCGGGCCTTGATGTTAAGCGGATTATTAACGAACCTACTGCTTCATCATTAGCATACGGTCTTGATAAGAAGGACAAAGATGAAAAGATCCTTGTTTATGACCTTGGTGGTGGTACATTCGATGTTTCCATCCTTGAATTAGGTGACGGTGTCTTCCAAGTTCTCTCTACTAATGGTGATACTCATTTAGGTGGGGATGACTTTGACCAAAAGATTATGGATTGGTTAATCGATGGCTTTAAGGAAGAACACGGTGTTGATCTTTCTCAAGACAAGATGGCTCTTCAACGTTTGAAGGATGCTGCTGAAAAGGCTAAGAAAGACTTGTCAGGTGTTCAAGAAGCGCAAATCAGCTTACCATTTATTTCAGCTGGTGAAAACGGCCCATTGCACTTGGAAAAGACATTAAGTCGGGCACAATTTAACCAATTAACTAATGACTTAGTTGAACGGACAAAGCAACCGGTATTGAATGCTTTGAAAGATGCTGATCTTACTTTCGATGACATTGATGAGGTTATCTTAAATGGTGGATCTACTCGTATTCCTGCCGTTCAAGAAATGGTTAAGGAATTAACTGGTAAGGAACCTAACCACTCAATTAATCCTGACGAAGCCGTTGCTCTTGGTGCAGCTATTCAAGGTGGGGTTCTTACTGGTGATGTTAAGGATGTCGTATTGCTTGATGTTACTCCACTTTCACTTGGTATTGAAACTATGGGTGGTGTCTTCACTAAGTTGATTGACCGTAACACAACTATTCCTACTTCAAAGAGCCAAATCTTCTCAACTGCTGCTGATAACCAACCAGCTGTTGACATTCACGTTCTTCAAGGTGAACGTCCAATGGCAGCAGATAATAAGACTTTGGGTAACTTCCAACTAACTGATATTCCTGCTGCTCCTCGTGGTGTTCCTCAAATCAAAGTTACATTTGATATCGATAAGAACGGTATTGTTAATGTTTCTGCTGAAGATCAAGGAACTCACAAGAAGCAAAACATCACTATCAAGTCTAACTCAGGCTTAAGTGATGAAGAAATTGAACGGATGAAGAAGGATGCTGAAGAGCATGCTGAAGCCGACAAGAAGAAGAAGGAAGAAGTTGACTTAAAGAATGAAGTTGACCAAGAACTCTTCCAAGTTGATAAGACTTTGAAGGAAGTTAAGGGTAAAGTTCCTGAAGATGATATCAAGAAGGCTGAAAGTGCTCGTGACGAATTAAAGAAGGCTAAAGAAAGCGGCAACCTTGATGAAATGAAAGCTAAGAAGGATGCTTTGAACAAAGTTATTCAAGACCTTAGCGTAAAGCTTTACCAACAAGCTCAAGGTGCACAAGGTGGCGCTGCTAATGGTCAACCTGGTGATAACCAACAAAATGGTAATGACAACGGTAATGATGACAATACTGTTGATGGTGATTTTAAGGACGTTACACCAGACGACAAGAAATAG
- the dnaJ gene encoding molecular chaperone DnaJ — protein MAEQDYYDILGVSKDASEKDIKRAYRRLAAKYHPDVNHEPGAEEKFKKINEAYETLSDSQKRAQYDQFGSAGPQDAGGQGFGRFGGFGGGQAYSNFGGGFDDIFSQFFGGGGRTRRDPTAPRQGRDLQYAMTLDFMDAVFGKTTTIKYDRDAECKTCHGTGAKPGKSPITCPRCHGAGVITSVRQTPLGNMQTQTTCPECNGTGKIIKPEDRCDTCHGAGHVHERHELEVKVPAGVDDGQQMRLQHQGDAGENGGPAGDLYIVFRVTPSREFRRDGSTIYVDRDISFAQAALGDEVKVKTVHGDVNLKIPAGTQSETNFRLRGKGVPHLNGNGNGDEHVTVHVKTPKSLNKRQREAMLAFAAASGEDVKGVKKTVLDKLRDAFEDK, from the coding sequence ATGGCAGAACAAGATTATTATGACATTTTAGGTGTCTCTAAGGATGCATCCGAAAAAGACATCAAGCGTGCATATCGTCGGCTTGCGGCAAAATACCACCCAGATGTTAACCACGAGCCTGGTGCAGAAGAAAAGTTTAAGAAGATTAATGAAGCATATGAGACATTAAGTGATAGTCAAAAACGTGCTCAATATGATCAATTTGGTTCAGCTGGCCCACAAGATGCTGGCGGTCAAGGCTTTGGCCGCTTTGGCGGCTTTGGTGGTGGTCAAGCTTATTCTAACTTTGGCGGCGGCTTTGACGACATCTTTAGTCAATTCTTTGGTGGCGGCGGTCGTACTCGTCGGGACCCAACAGCCCCGCGTCAAGGACGTGATTTACAATATGCAATGACTCTTGATTTTATGGATGCGGTTTTTGGTAAAACAACTACTATCAAGTATGACCGTGATGCAGAATGTAAGACTTGTCATGGAACCGGAGCAAAGCCTGGTAAATCGCCAATAACTTGTCCACGGTGTCATGGTGCCGGCGTGATTACGAGTGTTCGTCAAACACCACTAGGCAATATGCAAACTCAAACCACTTGTCCAGAATGTAATGGAACTGGAAAGATTATTAAGCCAGAAGATCGTTGTGATACTTGCCATGGTGCAGGACATGTTCACGAACGTCATGAGCTAGAAGTGAAGGTGCCTGCCGGTGTTGATGATGGTCAACAAATGCGGCTCCAACACCAAGGAGACGCTGGTGAGAACGGTGGCCCAGCCGGAGATTTGTATATTGTCTTCCGGGTAACACCAAGTCGAGAATTCCGTCGTGACGGTTCAACAATTTACGTTGATCGTGATATTTCGTTTGCTCAAGCAGCCTTGGGAGACGAAGTAAAAGTTAAAACGGTTCATGGTGATGTCAACCTTAAAATTCCTGCCGGAACCCAATCAGAAACTAATTTCCGCTTGCGTGGCAAAGGTGTTCCACATCTTAACGGTAATGGTAACGGGGATGAACACGTTACTGTCCATGTTAAGACACCTAAGAGCCTTAACAAGCGTCAGCGTGAAGCAATGTTAGCTTTTGCGGCTGCTAGTGGTGAAGATGTTAAGGGTGTGAAGAAGACAGTTCTTGATAAGTTACGTGATGCCTTTGAGGATAAGTAA